The sequence TTTTGTGCCATAAAAGCCTTCATAATGGCTCTGGAGGAGGAGCATTCATTagactgactgacagataaTAGAGAGTAGACAAGTAGGAGAAATCACCTCTTTCTATCACATGTGTGCATACTAATGGAGGAGGATATCCACCCTCACAAACAAGCTGAGTTCTAGACAAGGCTTAAAGGTCGTATATAGAGTTAATGAGGTTTAACACACCtcaataagaaaataatgatcCGCTAAACCCAAGAGAGACATTGAGAGTCTTCTCACTCTCTTCAGAGTACCATGGCAGAAATTGTAGTGCTACTATTGTACCACACAGAGGCAGTGTTTGCTAATGCAATGTGATATGTACATTTTGTTGCTGTTACTACCTGCAGCCACCAGGTGGGGGTATTACAGAGGACATTATAGTCTGCCTGGTAAACCTGACTGTAGACATATTTTAGAGATGGAAGTGTACTTGTGTACCCAACAACATAGAATAAGGTGACATCAGAAAGAAAGTATACATACAGAGAGATGCAGACTTTTCcagacatgcaaacacattaCATGAactaacacgcacacacacacccaaacagaCCGGAGTGCAGTGTCCCCGTTTAACCCAGTGCTAGTATGCCAGAGGGGGAGGTTGTGGGAGGCTGTGACCTCTCAGGCCTGCAAGAAGAATCCTCCTTCTCAGAGTACTCTTACATTGCCAGAGATTTAGATGCCTATCACCAGCTCAGTGCAGAAGTGCTGGTTATatactgactgttgtttttaaaaggaataGATATCATTCTAAACCATTAGCTATAATCTGTATAGTTCAAGCACTTCTTCATCAAAACAGGCAGGTTTTGTTTCTCTAAAAATGGACTGGATATTTTATACATGTGTGTAGTGTTATTGAAAGACACAAAAAGCTCCATCGTGGTGGTAAGAAACATCCTTTAATGATTAAACTCAAAGTAGCTTTGGTAATATCAAGAGCATTTGGAAGTTTAGGTGTAAACATGGCATAGACAACTCTGTAGCTTTACACAAAACAGTAAAGAGGGCAGTTGTCATTAGAGGCATTCTCTTCTAACTGAACCCAGTATTGAGCATCATGCTAAAACCATAACAGAATAGCTAGTTTAGGCTACAGTAAGCGCTGAATTAAATACTTTAATCCATCACAACATAGCTCTGTTTTGGCAGGATACAGGATCTCACAGGAAATGTCAAGTGGAGGGCAGACGCTTGCTTACAGTGTTCAAAACACATCTATGTCCTCTGATTTCTGATGCTGTGAGTGACACTGTTGAGGCTGAAACACTAGCTGCATGTTTTGCATATCTGGCATCGGGTGCCAACCGCCATGCCTTTGCCCCAGTGTGTGTAACACAAGTCACATAAAGCATTTGCAACCACATGCACAAGGCAGGTTATTTGATCTACCAGAGTatgaacacatactgtaaggTAGACTCTCTCTGCTAGACTGCACACAGGAATTTACATGTTGCATGCTGCATGTCAGTTGTGTTGTGCACTCATATCTATGATCCGTCTCTTAGCTACTGTTGATCATAACAGATTTATCACTACAAATGATTCAGAATTTGCTGTCATTTTCATATCTTCTCCCTTTTCTTGGGAGTTTTTCCACATGATGTTTTTGTAGCCTAGAGATGTGTGTTTCAGGGTTTGCAGGCAGACAGCATAACCGTCAGTCCAAGCTGCATATGCATCAAGTGTTAGCATGAATCGAGTCCCTCGTAACAGTGGAATACACAGTATTATGTTATGTGAGAGTAGTTTTATTGAGTAAGTGACTCTTTGAGGCTAGATTGTCATTGACATATGTTATGCACAACATATAAACTGTTTTATACAGTAGAGGAGAAAAACATCTGGATGTCAGTGGGAAGAGAATGCAGCATGTCAAACTTCAAGTATATGAAACAGACATTTGTATCATCACTGCAAACCTCTCCGTCATTTCTCTCACATATTGAGTTAATATTcatattgagttttttttcccctatcCTCTGGTATTTTCTTATATGGCTTCAACTCATTTATTGGCATTTGTTTCTAGTAGTGTTAAACGTATACTTTTTTTCTTAGGCTATAATGCCCCACAGTGTTAATTTTTATGGTATTCTACTCAATAGGCAAGTTGGCTTCTTGAGACtttaacagtcacacacacaaggtgAACATCAACATTAGAATGAgggaaaaagtcagaaaaatatCTAAAGTAAAGTTCATGTAAAGTAATTTAACTGTGATCCAACTCATAACAAACGCGCAAAATAATACTGACGTTCCAAATGACATTTGATTTCATCAATGCACCACCCCAAacttaattattcattttatacagtagctgatgaggaaaaaaatcagacaCTGCAAATTGAAATAGGCTGTGTTCCCTAAAGAAGCAGTCAGGCACAGTGGTGTACAAGTGTACCTCTGTCTGATTCTCACTTTAATTAATGGCAAGCTGCTTGACAATAACAAAGTAACTGTTGTAAATGTTGGCTATCAGTAAGAGGAATGATAAATACATAGCACCATcttttgttgaaaataagaaatagaaaaataccgaaaataaaaacactcaaacttGCAAATTCACAAATAGAAAAGGACCAAATCTATAATTCATGGCTATGCTACATCCATGGATGTTACCACTCTTTTTGTAAAGCAAGCCCATCAAAAAAGAATCTTCCTAACCCTTCTATTATTATACATGCACTTTGGTTAATATACTTCAAgatacttttttcattttactaattctttggcaaaaaacaaaaaaaaaaaaaaaggcaaaaacaaaagaaaacacaacaaaatagcgtctaattatttcatcattacaaacaaacactgaggcACTTAATCAGCTAAAACAAAGCTCATACGAGTATCCGTTGACAGAGCAACACAAAAactatgtacatatatgtaaaaAGTGTTATAAATAGGTTTTAAACCATAGATACTATATACATCTTTAAACTGAGACAGTATTGGTTGATTTTCTGTTGGTTTGCTTGTTGATTTTTGGTAttaccccccctcccctcactgTGATCTGGGTTTATAGGCCTGGTGGCTTCATGGGCCATTTGTACTTAGGTATCCCTACTTATACTTCAGAGGGGGACTGATGACACTTTCAGTTGGGCAGAGGGgttactgggaacactgggatGGAGTGATGGCTCATTCTCGCTTTCTCAAGATGACATAGATGAGTCCGCTGATCAGCGCCAAAGGGAAGGCCACCCACGCCAGGATGTAGGAGTAGCCGAAGGCGTCTGTCTCCGGCACCCACTCCGGACTCATCACCGTGTAGATGATGGCTCCGCTCATCACAAACAAACCtgtagaaaaggaaaaagtgaatGGTGAGTAATGTTGGCAATCATATTGTTCAGTTATCAGATCATGTGTCTCTGCTATCTGACTTGTGTCCTGGGCTGAACCCTGtctggcagaggaggagagcaggtCAGTGTTTCCCAGAAGGCACCCCTCCGCATTACATCACAGTGATTCATGTTTACTGAGCCTCAATCCAGCCTTTGCAAGCCTTTCCTGCTCTCCCCACCTCCTTGGTCTGACATGGCACGGTCTGTTTGTCAGACCCCCATACTGACAGCCTTCCTGACATTTCAACTTGTGCGGCTGGCAGCATGCCCAGTGTCATTCCTGTCTGGCTGAGTGGGCACCTGCGTGCCAGGCAATGCGTTGGCACACTATAGAGCGCAAACCTGGGATGTTGGAAAGGGCTGCCAAGAGGAGACACAATAGACTGGCAGTGGCCGCTCTCTGGCCAAAGGGCATGAAGTACAATGGACAAGTGGAGCATTAAACCATTAGTATCTGGCACAGACTCTCATAATTTAATTCTCTGCCTACAGAAGATGCAGTGTGAGCATCTGCTATTGGTTTGTCTGTGTAGGTGGATTTGTATAAGTGGTGTTTTTTCAGACAACTCAAGGTTTGCTGTATTAATTAAGCACATTGGAGAAGTGCTGAAAAGATTATTCATTTAgtttatcaacagaaaatggCTCAACAACAATTTTATAAGTGATcaactgtttgtcttttttccagTTCCTCAAATTGAGaaatttgcttcttttctctattttatatcaGTGTCAATTGAACAAAgaatttgaagatgtcagctTGGATGTCAGATGTCAGCTTggatattttaatgtattttataacatttaatgGAATAAATGATTGCTCGGTTCAAGAAGAACTACAGATAGCCTGATAATATAGTCACACTGGATCCAGTGAAAATccctttttacattttgtgttgatACCAGCCAAAAATATACCCGTGCTATGTCTATTTGATCTCTGCAGTTGAGTATCAGTTATGTTGTATGCGGACGGATTTGTGAGAAGGCGTCAAGGGGGATAAACTCACTGGCAAGGATCTGGAAGGTTCCAGTGAGGAAGAAGCGTCCACCCTTCTGCAAAGTGAAGAGCtggcagaagaagaggaagagagacaggcagCTGAAGATGATGGACAGGATCATGAGTGCCTGGACTGCCTGGATCCACTCTGCAGGGagatgagggagaagaagattGTTGTCAATAACTGATAATCATTAGCCAGAGCAtaatacacataaaacattgagggtaagagaaaagacaagaaaaacaaatgccAAAGTGTGCTGTGACTGGCTGAATTCAAGCATCCTCTCAAAGAGAAGGTAATGAGCTATAGCCTCGGCCATGTTTGCTTCTGGGAATTTTTTCTGGGAGTGAATCCATACCAATGAGAATTAAGTATCTTGTTCCTAAAAGCTCTGTGCGCCCCCCACAGCAGGACCTATGactaaatgtactgtattgatCTTTATGGCTAGTCCTCCAAGGCCAGGCTGTTGGAAGCCATTAACCCATTAGACACCTGTATTGACATCTATCTGTGCTATCTATCTGGGTGTGTGGCTGTGTTTTTGACCGTTTGTGTCTATGCTTCATGTGTGCTTCCATGCCAGGAATCCTAGGATTTACAAGTAGGGTCTATTTCTTGTCTGTGGGTTATCCATTCTGCCTTCTTGGCTTCTCAGGTTTCCTAAGTACtcactctttccctctctttattTATAAATCCCTTATTTTTGCTCATGTGTAGCTACTACTCTCCTGTCTTAGTGCTCTGCTTGCAACAACAATATGCCTGATTTCTAACACAACTGCTGCCATGTGACAAGATGCTTGAAGCGCAGCCTCAGTTTGTCCGCTTACTAGCTCCTGTCCTATCCTAGCATCAGCAAATATTCCTCTAAGTCTATAAAAAGTAGGGTTTATGACTCCATCTGTATGCACGCCACTGCTCAACTATGACATTCAAAACATGTGTCCTTCAAAGCTCTCAGGCATCTGTGGTCTATTGATTCTCTTGCATTATGTAAATCAAAGGCATGTTGTGGTTTAATGGGGGGGCATTTAAAACATGGAGAAAAAGATGCAAATGCACAATTTATTGCTTACTGCTCATACTCGCAAACAAAAAGGATGATTAAGTGGCGGCACAGCTTGCTTTGTGTAATGTTATGACTGACAAAGTACATTTTAACACAggctaaaataaaaacacttatgCATTATTTTTCAATCTGTGGCCATTTACAAAGAATCATGCACTTTTCCTGGAGAAAAACTGACATATATCTCTGTTATAGATTTAAAAGGAAACTGTATAATGACTAATTGCACAGGGTTACCAGGTTGGAGTCAGGTTTCCCACAATAACAATGCTGCAGTATGTCCTGATGACCACTGGGTCAGGGATGAGATATGGGAGGAAACATGATACGCTCAGGCTATTTGCTGAAAATCTCCATCCATAAAATGCAGCCAGCAGAATAACACACCGGAGCAACAATTAGATTCCACAGTAATGATCCTGTTTTCAAACGTTACATAATACTGTATGATTACATTGTAAGAAATGGGTGAAATGTTCCATCCCTGTACTATGAACAGCCTTCACCTATTTATAGGTGGCAGTATATACAAACAGTATATCAGTGCTTTCTGATAAACAGAcatcttttcctccttccttccttccctgaCTACCAGTTGGAAACACTGAGATGGGGCATTTCCTTGCATTAGGTGTGGTGATATTCAGGACTCAGAATATCACTGAAACACAAGTGTGGCTCATATTCAACAGCTTACATGAATGACGTGGTTTATCATTGTGGTATGACAATGCAGAAATATCAAGCATTTTAACCGTAAATCCAAACAGGAAAATAACTGTTGATGTCTGTTTCTGCCTTCTATTTTGAGACCCAACACCCCACTCTGCTGACAAGTAGtgcacaacaaaaataaaactgctgGACTGTTTACCCTGCTATGTTTATGTACTGTAGGCCCATGTGTAAGGGGGGCAGGCACAGAAGACATTCTTCTTCAATAGCTAAATTTAGAGCAAGTAAATTCTATGAAGTAATTTTCCTGGCTGTAAGGACGTGCTGTTTAACTCAAGCTCAGCATGTGATAACTGTGACATGAGTATCTGTCACCCAGGCGTCATCAGAACTAAACACAGCCATTATGTTTGTATCCAAGGCAACAACAAGGGGAAACTCATGAGTTTCAGATCTGCCCTAAAAATAACCACAATCGTGATTCACTTCACCTTCTCAATccacaagaaagaaagaaggaactTGATTGCTCAGCAAAGTTTCAGAAAGCCCTTTTGAACACAGGCTTGGCCCCCACGTGAGAGCTGACCACTATCTTCCATCTCCCCAAGCCAAAGCACAGACCCGGGCACACGCGCCTTCTTAAATAAACATTGTGCGTCAGTGAGCTAATGAAAGCAAGTCAAACAAACTGGCTTCGCCATCCAACTACCTGGCAGAGTATGCAGGCGCTGCTGCcctgacaaaacacacactggctgAGCACCTCATTCTAGAGAAATGACATCACCCAGCAGCTCTTGCACCGCTGTGACGGCACATTAAGCAGAAAAACATACAGCTAGTCAACAATGATCTCACATGAACTTGTTGctaatcattcattttaaggCAGTGGGGATTTTATTAGGTTGTGTCTTCCAAATATTCGGCTCTATTATCCATAATCAAGGACCGatacatttctaaataaaacatgtagagGTGGCTGACTGTCTAAATAAATCTGCAGCTGCTGCCTTAAATTGTCCTAATGATCCCTGCAAACTAACACTGGACACTATGATCTGACACTGGGCGTGACCCATCTTCAGCCCTGCTATGTTCTCCATGAGGTAGTCCAAGGTCTGCCTGCTTTCaaatactcacacacagacacacacacatatacagatagATCTAAAACTTTAAATACTCTCTGGAGCCCCACCCTGGTTCACAACTCCCTATCCCCTGTCACTATGGACTCCAAACACGAGACCTGAATATGGATATCACACCACGACTATTTATACAGCAGCAGCCTATCAGCTAGCACTTCAAAACAGCACTGCCACATTCTCTGCCCTAGATGGCACCAGAGTCCCAGAGGAGCTGTGACACACCCACATCATCATGATAAATGATGGATTTCAGCAAGTCATTTTCCAAAGTTCAAGTCCTCCATTAATATCAATGCACATGGTTTCAAACCAGGTTTAAATGTTATCGGCGTTTTTAGCTGAGTTGCCCAAAGGAAAcctaaaaaaatgactaatcagtgaaaaaaatccagaaatGCATCACAGCTTCATAGCAGAGCAATGATTAAAATGTCCAGTGTTTGCCAttgtactgtaaatacacagtaaataagTAGTTAACATTGTCTTAAAGGGAAACAGTAAAAAGTTAGGCAGGTGTCTGACCTCCAGTTGATGCTGGGTCACAGTGGTATCCTCCATTGGCAGTAGAGCAGTTTATCCAAAGGTCTGAGGAGCTAGTTTCACTTGATGTCCATACCTGTTATCAACAACATACAACTTGATTAGTAATATGCAGCAACAAATGGGTCagaaaaagtttgtttgttatatatatgtgtgtattctGAAAGAAATCCAAGTACATCTTTACTaatcataaatatatatcagattatatatataaaaaaacacacacaacattgcTTGAATATTTCTTCCTGTGGGAATCTTAGTTTCTGTAAACCTCAATAGTTTTAGTTTACATTTATATCTATTCATAATAATCTTCTATATTATAATA is a genomic window of Thunnus maccoyii chromosome 20, fThuMac1.1, whole genome shotgun sequence containing:
- the pmp22b gene encoding peripheral myelin protein 22b, with the translated sequence MLLLLLGIILLHVSALVLLFVSTIVSVWTSSETSSSDLWINCSTANGGYHCDPASTGEWIQAVQALMILSIIFSCLSLFLFFCQLFTLQKGGRFFLTGTFQILASLFVMSGAIIYTVMSPEWVPETDAFGYSYILAWVAFPLALISGLIYVILRKRE